Proteins encoded within one genomic window of Paraglaciecola psychrophila 170:
- a CDS encoding DUF3718 domain-containing protein, protein MLKIVKTSIAIATASLLFAGNAQADVSEALQNICTIVKADDKGELRKKMKRVQSDFRLKLKDYYSGVSCGGNSLIRTAMLNDAVETGTLMVKKMPKGDLSSPESDGKTVLVWASENGLDASAIVAALKDRI, encoded by the coding sequence ATGTTGAAAATTGTTAAAACTTCTATCGCTATCGCAACCGCTTCTTTACTATTTGCTGGCAACGCTCAAGCCGATGTTAGCGAAGCTTTACAAAATATCTGCACTATTGTCAAAGCAGATGATAAAGGCGAGTTACGTAAAAAAATGAAACGCGTTCAGTCTGACTTTAGACTTAAGCTTAAAGATTACTACTCAGGTGTGTCATGTGGTGGTAACAGCCTTATTCGCACAGCAATGCTCAACGATGCTGTTGAAACAGGCACCTTGATGGTTAAGAAGATGCCAAAGGGTGACTTAAGCTCACCAGAATCAGACGGAAAAACAGTATTGGTATGGGCTTCTGAAAATGGTTTAGATGCTTCAGCTATCGTTGCGGCTCTTAAAGACAGAATATAA